From a region of the Oncorhynchus tshawytscha isolate Ot180627B linkage group LG14, Otsh_v2.0, whole genome shotgun sequence genome:
- the LOC112267476 gene encoding P2Y purinoceptor 2: protein MATFTNHSTNESSEQNCRCRFKEDFKYILLPVSYTLVFVIGLALNFTAMYVILFRTKLWKPSTVYMFNLTVCDTLYILTLPFLIYYYADENDWPFSEPFCKLIRFLFYANLYGSILFLCCISLHRFLGVCYPIRSLSWVSARRARLVSVAVWACVLMCQAPVLYFSRTRDEGTERVCFDTTSPELFHDFLVYSLVVSMLLFAFPFMVVMVCYGLMVRKLLEPTWGAGGSQSRGVGRIAPHRSKQKSVKMIIIVLAAFMLCFLPFHLTRSLYYFLRYLEQMDPSQVSCELLKASSLAYMVTRPLASANSCVDPVLYFMAGQGFRSNLGNKNPSIAKETRKRDGGPFEAALTVRRVNLCTE from the exons ATGGCTACCTTCACCAACCACTCAACCAATGAGAGCAGCGAGCAAAACTGCCGCTGTCGCTTCAAGGAGGACTTCAAGTACATCCTGCTTCCTGTCAGCTACACTCTGGTCTTCGTGATTGGCCTAGCCCTGAACTTCACGGCCATGTACGTGATCCTGTTCCGTACAAAACTCTGGAAGCCCTCCACAGTGTACATGTTCAACCTGACAGTGTGCGACACCCTCTACATCCTCACTCTACCCTTCCTAATCTACTACTACGCCGACGAGAACGACTGGCCCTTCAGTGAGCCGTTCTGCAAACTCATCCGCTTCCTGTTCTACGCTAACCTTTACGGTTCCATCCTGTTCCTGTGCTGCATCAGCCTGCACCGCTTTCTGGGTGTGTGTTACCCGATTAGGTCCCTGAGCTGGGTCAGCGCCAGGAGAGCCCGGCTGGTGTCTGTGGCGGTGTGGGCGTGTGTGTTGATGTGCCAGGCTCCCGTTCTCTACTTCTCACGGACCAGGGACGAGGGAACGGAGAGGGTGTGTTTCGACACCACCAGTCCAGAGTTATTTCATGACTTCCTGGTGTACAGCTTAGTGGTGTCTATGCTGCTGTTTGCCTTCCCTttcatggtggtgatggtgtgctATGGACTGATGGTGAGGAAGCTTCTGGAGCCCACCTGGGGGGCAGGGGGGAGCCAGTCGAGGGGAGTTGGGAGGATCGCTCCTCATCGCTCCAAACAGAAGTCTGTGAAGATGATAATCATCGTGTTAGCAGCGTTCATGCTGTGTTTCCTACCCTTCCACCTGACCAGAAGTCTGTACTACTTCCTCAGATACCTGGAGCAGATGGATCCCTCCCAG GTGAGCTGTGAGCTGCTGAAGGCGTCCAGCCTGGCCTATATGGTGACACGCCCCCTGGCCAGCGCCAACAGCTGTGTGGATCCTGTCCTTTACTTCATGGCTGGGCAAGGTTTCCGTAGTAACCTCGGCAACAAAAATCCGAGCATCGCCAAGGAAACCAGGAAGCGTGATGGCGGCCCTTTCGAAGCAGCTCTGACTGTCAGGAGAGTCAATCTATGTACTGAATAG